In a genomic window of Tursiops truncatus isolate mTurTru1 chromosome 7, mTurTru1.mat.Y, whole genome shotgun sequence:
- the DUSP28 gene encoding dual specificity phosphatase 28 — translation MDAEQAGRRGATKAAPPPFVRVAPSLFLGSAKAAAAPELLERAGVTLCVNVSRQQPGPRAPGVTELRVPVFDDPAEDLLAHLEPTCAAMEAAVRAGGACLVYCKNGRSRSAAVCTAYLMRHRGLTRELAFQTVKSARPVAEPNPGFWSQLQKYEETLQSWSRLPGEPSGPTEP, via the exons ATGGACGCGGAGCAAGCCGGACGCCGCGGGGCCACCAAGGCCGCCCCGCCGCCGTTCGTGCGCGTCGCCCCCTCGCTCTTCCTCGGGAGCGCGAAGGCCGCGGCCGCCCCGGAGCTGCTGGAGCGCGCGGGCGTCACCCTATGCGTCAACGTTTCGCGCCAGCAGCCCGGCCCCCGCGCGCCCGGCGTGACCGAGCTGCGCGTGCCCGTATTCGACGACCCGGCTGAGGACCTGCTGGCGCACCTGGAGCCTACCTGTGCCGCCATGGAGGCCGCGGTACGCGCCGGTGGTGCCTGCCTCGTCTACTGCAAGAACGGCCGCAGCCGCTCGGCCGCCGTCTGCACCGCCTACCTCATGCGTCATCGCGGCCTCACGCGGGAGCTGGCCTTCCAG ACTGTGAAGAGCGCCCGCCCGGTGGCCGAGCCCAACCCGGGCTTCTGGTCCCAGCTCCAGAAGTACGAGGAGACCCTGCAGTCGTGGTCCCGCCTGCCCGGGGAGCCCTCGGGCCCCACTGAGCCCTAA